Proteins co-encoded in one Arachis hypogaea cultivar Tifrunner chromosome 13, arahy.Tifrunner.gnm2.J5K5, whole genome shotgun sequence genomic window:
- the LOC112792359 gene encoding uncharacterized protein isoform X2, with protein MAWLVMIASLILVTWLVSLFTILILSFFPFTNHRAAPLRKRNNVLLVIAHPDDESMFFTPTINFLTSRRHNVQVLCLSIGDADGKGNIRKKELFQACVALKVPMQQVKIVNHPDLQDGFGKVWNHSLLANIIEEQITSHCINMIITFDNYGVSGHCNHRDVHFGVSKLLYDTLQKDIDVWELVSTNILRKYSGPIDIWLTMIWAMLHSSGTIQYLVNEHPRRSYRAMAQHASQWVWFRKLFVTLSSYTYVNTLRKIQH; from the exons ATGGCATGGCTTGTGATGATTGCTTCTCTGATTCTGGTTACATGGCTTGTTTCACTCTTCACAATCCTCATTCTCTCGTTCTTCCCTTTCACCAATCATAGAGCTGCACCTCTTCGCAAGAGGAACAACGTCTTGCTCGTGATCGCTCATCCCGATGATGAATCCAT GTTCTTTACTCCAACTATTAATTTTCTGACTTCAAGGCGGCACAATGTTCAAGTACTTTGCTTATCTATTG GTGATGCAGATGGTAAAGGAAATATCAGAAAAAAAGAGTTGTTTCAGGCTTGTGTAGCCCTCAAG GTTCCAATGCAACAAGTGAAGATTGTCAACCATCCAGATCTGCAG GATGGTTTTGGTAAGGTTTGGAACCATAGTTTATTGGCAAACATTATAGAAGAACAAATAACCAGCCACTGCATTAATATG ATTATTACTTTTGATAACTATGGTGTCTCAGGTCATTGTAATCATCGAGATGTGCATTTTGGAGTAAG CAAGCTACTGTATGATACTTTACAAAAGGATATCGATGTCTGGGAGCTT GTTAGCACCAACATATTGCGAAAGTATAGTGGTCCCATTGATATCTGGTTGACCATGATTTGGGCCATGCTTCACTCAAGTGGAACAATACAGTACTTGGTAAACGAACATCCACGTAGGAGCTATCGTGCTATGGCCCAGCACGCAAGCCAGTGGGTCTG GTTCCGCAAGCTTTTTGTTACTTTGTCGAGTTATACGTATGTGAACACTCTTAGAAAGATACAACATTGA
- the LOC112792359 gene encoding uncharacterized protein isoform X1, with protein MAWLVMIASLILVTWLVSLFTILILSFFPFTNHRAAPLRKRNNVLLVIAHPDDESMFFTPTINFLTSRRHNVQVLCLSIGDADGKGNIRKKELFQACVALKKSCKQVPMQQVKIVNHPDLQDGFGKVWNHSLLANIIEEQITSHCINMIITFDNYGVSGHCNHRDVHFGVSKLLYDTLQKDIDVWELVSTNILRKYSGPIDIWLTMIWAMLHSSGTIQYLVNEHPRRSYRAMAQHASQWVWFRKLFVTLSSYTYVNTLRKIQH; from the exons ATGGCATGGCTTGTGATGATTGCTTCTCTGATTCTGGTTACATGGCTTGTTTCACTCTTCACAATCCTCATTCTCTCGTTCTTCCCTTTCACCAATCATAGAGCTGCACCTCTTCGCAAGAGGAACAACGTCTTGCTCGTGATCGCTCATCCCGATGATGAATCCAT GTTCTTTACTCCAACTATTAATTTTCTGACTTCAAGGCGGCACAATGTTCAAGTACTTTGCTTATCTATTG GTGATGCAGATGGTAAAGGAAATATCAGAAAAAAAGAGTTGTTTCAGGCTTGTGTAGCCCTCAAG AAATCATGTAAACAGGTTCCAATGCAACAAGTGAAGATTGTCAACCATCCAGATCTGCAG GATGGTTTTGGTAAGGTTTGGAACCATAGTTTATTGGCAAACATTATAGAAGAACAAATAACCAGCCACTGCATTAATATG ATTATTACTTTTGATAACTATGGTGTCTCAGGTCATTGTAATCATCGAGATGTGCATTTTGGAGTAAG CAAGCTACTGTATGATACTTTACAAAAGGATATCGATGTCTGGGAGCTT GTTAGCACCAACATATTGCGAAAGTATAGTGGTCCCATTGATATCTGGTTGACCATGATTTGGGCCATGCTTCACTCAAGTGGAACAATACAGTACTTGGTAAACGAACATCCACGTAGGAGCTATCGTGCTATGGCCCAGCACGCAAGCCAGTGGGTCTG GTTCCGCAAGCTTTTTGTTACTTTGTCGAGTTATACGTATGTGAACACTCTTAGAAAGATACAACATTGA
- the LOC112792358 gene encoding uncharacterized protein isoform X2 gives MNNKLYSSLCTFFTYCFSLQLHYYFFMSLIVSGTNFTTRDKHALVALKSSITQDPHHFLTHNWSTNFSVCNWFGVTCDHRHGRVRTLNLGDMGLSGTIPSHLGNLSFLIELNLGGNTFHHNLPQELVHLRRLKSLNLSYNEFSGNVPQWIGALSSLQHLNLKNNRFGGVIPKSISNLTVLETLEIGHNLIEGSIPYEVGRMSQLRILSMSVNHLSGVIPPTISNLSSLRGISLSYNSLSGIPVEIGELPELRVVYLGNNPLGGSIPTTMLNSSTLQDIEIGSSNLSGTLPSNLCGGLARIQVLYIAFNLLSGKLPSVWHHCKELTDVDLSNNKFSQGNIPRDIGNLTMLASLYLNQANLQGEIPPSLFNISSMRVLNLEQNKLNGSLTEEMFLQLPLLEYIYLVDNQFVGSIPKTISNCTMLQVLHLGSNYFTGSIPEGIGDLLLTSLSMGNNHLSGSIPSNIFNMSSLSYLYLANNSLSGSLPSHISLENMEELNLYGNKLSGNIPSSISNATKLNYMDLKLNKFSGVIPNTIGNLRNLQQLDLGYNNLTTHSSTLELMYPSSLCDLYISGNPFHAKLPKSIGNMSNLELFDADACSIDGEIPLEIGNLTNLYALSLYQNDLSGTIPTTIKGLQSLQYLNLGNNRLQGTIISEICKIKQLSELYITENKLISGEVPTCFGNLTSLRKLYLNSNKLSKVPSSLWSLRDILVVNLSDNALTLSLPIEIGNLKAVTFLDLSKNMISGSIPGAISGLQNLQILNLSQNKLVGGIPDSLGSLISLTDLDLSQNNLFGLIPRSLESLHYLEFINLSHNSLEGEIPSGGPFENFTAQSFMFNKALCGNARLQVPACSKVKKKGSNANIFFIKCILPIMVSIILVVFCVFFLVRRRRKNGGDTNEGTLSALPAARMISYYELSQATNGFDESNLLGRGSFGSVIKGLLSNGMVVAVKVFNLDLELGSKSFSVECEAMRNLRHRNLIKIIDCCSSIDYKLLVMEFMPNGSLERWLYSHNHCLDFLQRLNIMIDVASALEYLHHGSSPIVVHCDVKPCNVLLDEDMVAHVSDFGIAKLLGEGQSKEYTKTMATVGYIAPEFGSKGIISTKGDVYSFGIMLMETFTRKKPTDDLFVAGLSMKGWISKSLPHAIDRVVDSNLLQDEGHHHVDDIIASTSSILKLALNCCEDLPEERMNMTDIAASLNKVKAMFLKASDKDVVRFCRK, from the exons ATGAACAATAAACTTTACTCTTCGCTATGCACATTCTTCACTTACTGTTTTTCATTGCAATTGCACTACTACTTCTTCATGAGCCTCATTGTTAGTGGAACCAACTTCACTACTAGAGATAAGCATGCACTTGTTGCTCTCAAATCTTCCATAACTCAGGACCCTCACCACTTCCTCACACATAATTGGTCCACCAACTTCTCAGTATGCAACTGGTTTGGTGTCACCTGTGATCATCGCCATGGAAGGGTAAGAACCTTGAATCTTGGTGACATGGGTCTTAGTGGTACCATACCCTCTCATTTGGGGAACCTCTCCTTCCTCATTGAACTCAACCTTGGTGGTAACACTTTCCATCACAACTTGCCACAAGAACTAGTTCATCTTCGAAGATTGAAGTCACTTAACTTGAGCTACAATGAATTTAGTGGCAATGTTCCACAATGGATAGGAGCCTTATCTTCTCTTCAACACTTGAACCTTAAAAACAATAGGTTTGGTGGTGTTATTCCAAAGTCTATATCAAATTTAACAGTGCTAGAGACCTTGGAAATTGGCCACAATCTTATTGAAGGCTCCATTCCATATGAAGTTGGCAGAATGAGCCAATTGAGGATCTTATCCATGTCAGTAAACCATCTCTCCGGTGTCATTCCTCCAACTATTTCTAACCTCTCTTCTTTGCGTGGAATCAGTTTGTCTTATAACTCTCTCTCAG GCATTCCAGTGGAGATTGGTGAACTTCCGGAGCTAAGAGTGGTGTATCTTGGAAATAATCCACTTGGTGGATCCATACCAACAACAATGTTGAATAGTTCAACGCTGCAAGACATTGAGATTGGGTCAAGCAACTTATCTGGGACCCTACCATCAAACTTATGTGGTGGACTTGCAAGAATCCAAGTGCTTTACATAGCTTTCAACCTGCTTTCTGGTAAACTGCCTTCGGTTTGGCACCACTGCAAAGAGTTGACCGATGTTGACTTATCAAACAACAAGTTCAGCCAAGGGAACATACCCCGTGATATTGGAAACTTAACTATGCTTGCTTCCTTGTATCTTAATCAAGCCAACTTACAAG GAGAAATTCCACCCTCTCTTTTTAACATATCTTCAATGAGAGTACTCAACCTTGAACAAAACAAATTGAATGGTAGCCTCACAGAAGAGATGTTTCTTCAGCTTCCTTTACTAGAATACATTTATCTGGTAGATAATCAATTTGTTGGAAGTATTCCAAAAACAATAAGCAACTGCACCATGCTCCAAGTGTTACATTTGGGAAGCAACTACTTCACAG GTTCTATACCAGAGGGCATTGGAGATCTTCTACTCACAAGCTTAAGCATGGGAAATAACCATTTAAGTGGATCAATTCCCTCAAATATCTTCAACATGTCTTCACTGAGTTACTTATATCTAGCAAATAATTCCCTCTCAGGTTCTCTTCCATCACATATCAGCCTTGAAAACATGGAAGAGCTAAACTTGTATGGAAACAAACTTAGTGGAAATATTCCAAGTAGCATATCCAATGCTACAAAGCTTAACTACATGGACTTGAAGTTAAATAAATTCAGTGGAGTTATCCCAAATACTATTGGGAATTTGAGAAATCTTCAGCAGCTTGATTTAGGATACAATAATTTAACCACTCATTCTTCCACTCTTGAATTAATGTATCCTTCTTCCTTGTGCGATCTTTACATATCAGGGAATCCATTCCATGCAAAGCTTCCCAAGTCAATTGGAAATATGTCCAATTTGGAACTATTTGATGCTGATGCTTGCAGTATTGATGGTGAAATCCCTTTGGAAATTGGAAACTTAACCAATTTGTACGCGCTAAGTTTGTACCAGAATGATTTAAGTGGAACCATTCCAACTACAATTAAAGGTTTGCAGTCTCTTCAATATTTGAATCTTGGCAACAACCGTCTGCAGGGAACCATCATCAGCGAAATCTGCAAAATCAAGCAGCTGAGTGAGTTGTACATAACTGAGAACAAGCTAATTTCTGGAGAGGTTCCAACTTGCTTTGGTAATCTTACTTCTCTAAGAAAACTTTACTTGAACTCCAACAAACTCAGTAAGGTGCCTTCTTCTCTTTGGAGCCTCAGAGACATTCTTGTGGTGAACTTGTCTGACAATGCTTTAACTCTGTCTCTTCCAATTGAAATTGGGAACTTAAAGGCTGTGACTTTCTTGGATCTATCAAAGAATATGATCTCAGGAAGCATTCCTGGGGCCATTTCTGGATTGCAAAATTTGCAAATTCTCAACTTATCACAAAATAAATTGGTAGGGGGTATTCCTGATTCACTTGGCAGTTTGATAAGTTTGACAGATTTGGACTTATCTCAAAACAACTTGTTTGGCTTGATTCCAAGATCATTGGAGTCACTTCATTATCTTGAATTCATCAATCTTTCTCATAATAGTTTGGAAGGAGAGATTCCGAGTGGTGGACCTTTCGAAAATTTCACTGCTCAATCTTTCATGTTTAATAAAGCACTTTGTGGAAATGCCAGATTACAAGTCCCAGCATGCAGTAAAGTAAAGAAGAAAGGGTCAAATGCAAACATATTCTTCATCAAATGCATATTGCCTATAATGGTTTCAATCATTCTGGTTGTTTTCTGTGTGTTTTTTCTCGTCAGGCGTCGAAGAAAGAATGGTGGTGATACTAACGAAGGAACATTATCAGCATTACCAGCAGCCAGAATGATTTCGTACTATGAACTATCACAGGCAACTAATGGATTTGATGAGAGTAATTTGCTTGGTAGGGGCAGTTTTGGCTCTGTGATCAAAGGTTTACTTTCAAATGGGATGGTGGTTGCTGTCAAAGTGTTTAACTTGGACTTGGAATTAGGATCAAAGAGCTTCAGTGTAGAATGCGAAGCAATGCGCAATCTGCGCCATCGAAATCTCATCAAGATCATAGATTGTTGTTCAAGTATAGATTACAAGCTTTTAGTGATGGAGTTCATGCCTAATGGGAGCCTTGAGAGATGGTTGTATTCTCATAACCATTGTTTGGACTTCTTGCAAAGGCTAAATATAATGATAGATGTGGCATCTGCATTGGAGTATCTGCATCATGGATCTTCACCTATAGTGGTTCATTGTGATGTCAAACCTTGTAATGTCTTATTGGATGAAGACATGGTTGCCCATGTCAGTGACTTTGGCATTGCCAAATTGCTTGGAGAGGGACAATCCAAAGAATATACCAAGACCATGGCTACAGTTGGCTACATTGCACCGG AGTTTGGATCCAAAGGGATTATCTCTACAAAGGGAGATGTATACAGTTTTGGGATAATGCTGATGGAAACATTCACAAGAAAGAAGCCAacagatgacttgtttgttgcagGATTAAGCATGAAAGGTTGGATTAGTAAATCATTACCCCATGCAATTGATCGAGTTGTGGATTCCAACTTGTTACAAGATGAAGGTCACCACCATGTTGATGACATAATAGCATCTACATCATCTATCTTGAAACTGGCCTTGAATTGTTGTGAGGATTTACCTGAAGAACGAATGAACATGACAGATATTGCTGCATCATTGAACAAAGTTAAGGCCATGTTTCTTAAAGCTAGTGACAAGGATGTCGTGCGGTTTTGTAGAAAATGA
- the LOC112792358 gene encoding uncharacterized protein isoform X1: MNNKLYSSLCTFFTYCFSLQLHYYFFMSLIVSGTNFTTRDKHALVALKSSITQDPHHFLTHNWSTNFSVCNWFGVTCDHRHGRVRTLNLGDMGLSGTIPSHLGNLSFLIELNLGGNTFHHNLPQELVHLRRLKSLNLSYNEFSGNVPQWIGALSSLQHLNLKNNRFGGVIPKSISNLTVLETLEIGHNLIEGSIPYEVGRMSQLRILSMSVNHLSGVIPPTISNLSSLRGISLSYNSLSGGIPVEIGELPELRVVYLGNNPLGGSIPTTMLNSSTLQDIEIGSSNLSGTLPSNLCGGLARIQVLYIAFNLLSGKLPSVWHHCKELTDVDLSNNKFSQGNIPRDIGNLTMLASLYLNQANLQGEIPPSLFNISSMRVLNLEQNKLNGSLTEEMFLQLPLLEYIYLVDNQFVGSIPKTISNCTMLQVLHLGSNYFTGSIPEGIGDLLLTSLSMGNNHLSGSIPSNIFNMSSLSYLYLANNSLSGSLPSHISLENMEELNLYGNKLSGNIPSSISNATKLNYMDLKLNKFSGVIPNTIGNLRNLQQLDLGYNNLTTHSSTLELMYPSSLCDLYISGNPFHAKLPKSIGNMSNLELFDADACSIDGEIPLEIGNLTNLYALSLYQNDLSGTIPTTIKGLQSLQYLNLGNNRLQGTIISEICKIKQLSELYITENKLISGEVPTCFGNLTSLRKLYLNSNKLSKVPSSLWSLRDILVVNLSDNALTLSLPIEIGNLKAVTFLDLSKNMISGSIPGAISGLQNLQILNLSQNKLVGGIPDSLGSLISLTDLDLSQNNLFGLIPRSLESLHYLEFINLSHNSLEGEIPSGGPFENFTAQSFMFNKALCGNARLQVPACSKVKKKGSNANIFFIKCILPIMVSIILVVFCVFFLVRRRRKNGGDTNEGTLSALPAARMISYYELSQATNGFDESNLLGRGSFGSVIKGLLSNGMVVAVKVFNLDLELGSKSFSVECEAMRNLRHRNLIKIIDCCSSIDYKLLVMEFMPNGSLERWLYSHNHCLDFLQRLNIMIDVASALEYLHHGSSPIVVHCDVKPCNVLLDEDMVAHVSDFGIAKLLGEGQSKEYTKTMATVGYIAPEFGSKGIISTKGDVYSFGIMLMETFTRKKPTDDLFVAGLSMKGWISKSLPHAIDRVVDSNLLQDEGHHHVDDIIASTSSILKLALNCCEDLPEERMNMTDIAASLNKVKAMFLKASDKDVVRFCRK, from the exons ATGAACAATAAACTTTACTCTTCGCTATGCACATTCTTCACTTACTGTTTTTCATTGCAATTGCACTACTACTTCTTCATGAGCCTCATTGTTAGTGGAACCAACTTCACTACTAGAGATAAGCATGCACTTGTTGCTCTCAAATCTTCCATAACTCAGGACCCTCACCACTTCCTCACACATAATTGGTCCACCAACTTCTCAGTATGCAACTGGTTTGGTGTCACCTGTGATCATCGCCATGGAAGGGTAAGAACCTTGAATCTTGGTGACATGGGTCTTAGTGGTACCATACCCTCTCATTTGGGGAACCTCTCCTTCCTCATTGAACTCAACCTTGGTGGTAACACTTTCCATCACAACTTGCCACAAGAACTAGTTCATCTTCGAAGATTGAAGTCACTTAACTTGAGCTACAATGAATTTAGTGGCAATGTTCCACAATGGATAGGAGCCTTATCTTCTCTTCAACACTTGAACCTTAAAAACAATAGGTTTGGTGGTGTTATTCCAAAGTCTATATCAAATTTAACAGTGCTAGAGACCTTGGAAATTGGCCACAATCTTATTGAAGGCTCCATTCCATATGAAGTTGGCAGAATGAGCCAATTGAGGATCTTATCCATGTCAGTAAACCATCTCTCCGGTGTCATTCCTCCAACTATTTCTAACCTCTCTTCTTTGCGTGGAATCAGTTTGTCTTATAACTCTCTCTCAG GAGGCATTCCAGTGGAGATTGGTGAACTTCCGGAGCTAAGAGTGGTGTATCTTGGAAATAATCCACTTGGTGGATCCATACCAACAACAATGTTGAATAGTTCAACGCTGCAAGACATTGAGATTGGGTCAAGCAACTTATCTGGGACCCTACCATCAAACTTATGTGGTGGACTTGCAAGAATCCAAGTGCTTTACATAGCTTTCAACCTGCTTTCTGGTAAACTGCCTTCGGTTTGGCACCACTGCAAAGAGTTGACCGATGTTGACTTATCAAACAACAAGTTCAGCCAAGGGAACATACCCCGTGATATTGGAAACTTAACTATGCTTGCTTCCTTGTATCTTAATCAAGCCAACTTACAAG GAGAAATTCCACCCTCTCTTTTTAACATATCTTCAATGAGAGTACTCAACCTTGAACAAAACAAATTGAATGGTAGCCTCACAGAAGAGATGTTTCTTCAGCTTCCTTTACTAGAATACATTTATCTGGTAGATAATCAATTTGTTGGAAGTATTCCAAAAACAATAAGCAACTGCACCATGCTCCAAGTGTTACATTTGGGAAGCAACTACTTCACAG GTTCTATACCAGAGGGCATTGGAGATCTTCTACTCACAAGCTTAAGCATGGGAAATAACCATTTAAGTGGATCAATTCCCTCAAATATCTTCAACATGTCTTCACTGAGTTACTTATATCTAGCAAATAATTCCCTCTCAGGTTCTCTTCCATCACATATCAGCCTTGAAAACATGGAAGAGCTAAACTTGTATGGAAACAAACTTAGTGGAAATATTCCAAGTAGCATATCCAATGCTACAAAGCTTAACTACATGGACTTGAAGTTAAATAAATTCAGTGGAGTTATCCCAAATACTATTGGGAATTTGAGAAATCTTCAGCAGCTTGATTTAGGATACAATAATTTAACCACTCATTCTTCCACTCTTGAATTAATGTATCCTTCTTCCTTGTGCGATCTTTACATATCAGGGAATCCATTCCATGCAAAGCTTCCCAAGTCAATTGGAAATATGTCCAATTTGGAACTATTTGATGCTGATGCTTGCAGTATTGATGGTGAAATCCCTTTGGAAATTGGAAACTTAACCAATTTGTACGCGCTAAGTTTGTACCAGAATGATTTAAGTGGAACCATTCCAACTACAATTAAAGGTTTGCAGTCTCTTCAATATTTGAATCTTGGCAACAACCGTCTGCAGGGAACCATCATCAGCGAAATCTGCAAAATCAAGCAGCTGAGTGAGTTGTACATAACTGAGAACAAGCTAATTTCTGGAGAGGTTCCAACTTGCTTTGGTAATCTTACTTCTCTAAGAAAACTTTACTTGAACTCCAACAAACTCAGTAAGGTGCCTTCTTCTCTTTGGAGCCTCAGAGACATTCTTGTGGTGAACTTGTCTGACAATGCTTTAACTCTGTCTCTTCCAATTGAAATTGGGAACTTAAAGGCTGTGACTTTCTTGGATCTATCAAAGAATATGATCTCAGGAAGCATTCCTGGGGCCATTTCTGGATTGCAAAATTTGCAAATTCTCAACTTATCACAAAATAAATTGGTAGGGGGTATTCCTGATTCACTTGGCAGTTTGATAAGTTTGACAGATTTGGACTTATCTCAAAACAACTTGTTTGGCTTGATTCCAAGATCATTGGAGTCACTTCATTATCTTGAATTCATCAATCTTTCTCATAATAGTTTGGAAGGAGAGATTCCGAGTGGTGGACCTTTCGAAAATTTCACTGCTCAATCTTTCATGTTTAATAAAGCACTTTGTGGAAATGCCAGATTACAAGTCCCAGCATGCAGTAAAGTAAAGAAGAAAGGGTCAAATGCAAACATATTCTTCATCAAATGCATATTGCCTATAATGGTTTCAATCATTCTGGTTGTTTTCTGTGTGTTTTTTCTCGTCAGGCGTCGAAGAAAGAATGGTGGTGATACTAACGAAGGAACATTATCAGCATTACCAGCAGCCAGAATGATTTCGTACTATGAACTATCACAGGCAACTAATGGATTTGATGAGAGTAATTTGCTTGGTAGGGGCAGTTTTGGCTCTGTGATCAAAGGTTTACTTTCAAATGGGATGGTGGTTGCTGTCAAAGTGTTTAACTTGGACTTGGAATTAGGATCAAAGAGCTTCAGTGTAGAATGCGAAGCAATGCGCAATCTGCGCCATCGAAATCTCATCAAGATCATAGATTGTTGTTCAAGTATAGATTACAAGCTTTTAGTGATGGAGTTCATGCCTAATGGGAGCCTTGAGAGATGGTTGTATTCTCATAACCATTGTTTGGACTTCTTGCAAAGGCTAAATATAATGATAGATGTGGCATCTGCATTGGAGTATCTGCATCATGGATCTTCACCTATAGTGGTTCATTGTGATGTCAAACCTTGTAATGTCTTATTGGATGAAGACATGGTTGCCCATGTCAGTGACTTTGGCATTGCCAAATTGCTTGGAGAGGGACAATCCAAAGAATATACCAAGACCATGGCTACAGTTGGCTACATTGCACCGG AGTTTGGATCCAAAGGGATTATCTCTACAAAGGGAGATGTATACAGTTTTGGGATAATGCTGATGGAAACATTCACAAGAAAGAAGCCAacagatgacttgtttgttgcagGATTAAGCATGAAAGGTTGGATTAGTAAATCATTACCCCATGCAATTGATCGAGTTGTGGATTCCAACTTGTTACAAGATGAAGGTCACCACCATGTTGATGACATAATAGCATCTACATCATCTATCTTGAAACTGGCCTTGAATTGTTGTGAGGATTTACCTGAAGAACGAATGAACATGACAGATATTGCTGCATCATTGAACAAAGTTAAGGCCATGTTTCTTAAAGCTAGTGACAAGGATGTCGTGCGGTTTTGTAGAAAATGA